In one window of Thermus aquaticus DNA:
- a CDS encoding PP2C family protein-serine/threonine phosphatase, which yields MRLAPRFQVAAVSHAGRRQNNEDFHRVLHLSLPQGNLFLLAVADGMGGLEAGEWASKVAIEALSEAARAYGEHLKEGRPAVGLKRVVEKALTLAQRRVEKEAEKPGRKGMGTTLTALLYADWLKEGALGHIGDSRAYLFGPRGLRRLTEDHSWVAERLKEGLLTRTEAERHPYRNVLTRALGLPEARFDLLEVRLAPGEGVLLVTDGLYGLVPEEEWRLGKDLQGSLEALVAEALRRGGDDNVTAVALRVE from the coding sequence ATGCGCCTTGCGCCCCGGTTCCAGGTGGCCGCCGTCTCCCACGCGGGCCGCCGCCAGAACAACGAGGACTTCCACCGGGTCCTGCACCTCAGCCTACCCCAGGGCAACCTTTTCCTCCTGGCGGTGGCCGACGGCATGGGGGGGTTGGAGGCGGGGGAGTGGGCCAGCAAGGTGGCCATAGAGGCCCTCTCCGAGGCGGCCCGGGCCTACGGCGAGCACCTCAAGGAGGGCCGCCCCGCCGTGGGCCTGAAGCGTGTCGTGGAGAAGGCCCTGACCCTGGCGCAGAGGAGGGTGGAGAAGGAGGCGGAGAAACCGGGAAGGAAGGGCATGGGCACCACCCTGACCGCCCTTCTCTACGCCGACTGGCTCAAGGAGGGGGCCCTGGGGCACATCGGGGACTCGCGGGCCTACCTCTTCGGCCCCCGGGGCTTACGCCGCCTCACCGAGGACCATTCCTGGGTGGCGGAGCGGCTTAAAGAGGGGCTCCTCACCCGGACCGAGGCCGAGCGCCACCCTTACCGCAACGTCCTCACCCGGGCCCTGGGCCTGCCCGAGGCCCGGTTTGACCTCCTGGAGGTACGCCTGGCCCCGGGGGAAGGGGTGCTCCTGGTGACCGACGGCCTTTACGGCCTGGTCCCCGAGGAGGAGTGGCGGCTGGGGAAGGACCTCCAGGGAAGCCTCGAGGCCCTGGTGGCCGAGGCCCTGCGCCGCGGCGGCGACGACAACGTGACCGCCGTGGCCCTTAGGGTGGAGTGA
- a CDS encoding protein kinase domain-containing protein, which produces MAWLLAFLLVALTALLAVRLAPWPLLMLLALLSGAGVALGARLQAVAPWLLLALGALAAPRVYLGPRRVRRRRPTREERPTRIKTTEEVQSLSQRYEILEKVGVGGMATVYKAKDKKTGRLVALKVPQERFLGDPRFVRRFHREAEVLAKMDHPNIVKVYDHGQVDGVHFIAMEFLEGEGLDRLIEERRLNIKQAAAILVRVAHALKHIHAQGIVHRDIKPGNIMVLKGALREDGLDPRGVRLMDFGIAAGRVLTRLTITGARIGTPVYMSPEQAKGQKLDHRSDIYSLGIVLYEALTGQPPFTGGYETVIHQQIFQIPTPPKQLKPEIPQALSDLVLRMLEKDPAKRPGLDEVIRVLEGPWEEDQDLPQAHYLLLGVEAKKGSVRLLDLEGTPARLISGIGSAPGHFPAPPLSVAADGEGGIWVSVFEHGAKLLHRFSPEGKLLLSTGPYGMKPGEFLFPVSLAVMDGTLFVLDGETATISLLDLSGRYQGRFGGQGPGRGTFQDPKVLVAASGFLFVLDYGNRQVQRLSPEGRYLSRYAFRRSRESEELRLLGGVGVEGERLYLYDTEAAKVRVVDFSGALLGSLDLPLLEGEERMSLVELLPHGGLLYAARRGGSRIHRLDLKTGEALPPLEVYAPVRALGLWKNPSV; this is translated from the coding sequence ATGGCCTGGCTTCTCGCCTTTTTGCTGGTGGCCCTCACCGCGCTTCTGGCGGTGCGCCTTGCGCCTTGGCCCCTTCTCATGCTTCTGGCCCTCCTTTCCGGGGCGGGGGTAGCCCTGGGGGCCCGGCTTCAGGCCGTGGCCCCCTGGCTTCTTTTGGCCCTGGGGGCGTTGGCTGCCCCCCGGGTCTACCTGGGGCCAAGGCGGGTGAGGCGGCGGAGGCCCACCCGGGAGGAGCGCCCCACCCGGATTAAGACCACGGAGGAGGTCCAGAGCCTCTCCCAGCGCTACGAGATCCTGGAGAAGGTGGGCGTGGGGGGGATGGCCACGGTCTACAAGGCTAAGGACAAGAAGACGGGCCGCCTGGTGGCCCTGAAGGTGCCCCAGGAGCGCTTCTTGGGCGATCCCCGCTTCGTGCGCCGCTTCCACCGGGAGGCCGAGGTCCTGGCCAAGATGGACCACCCCAACATCGTCAAGGTCTACGACCACGGCCAGGTGGACGGGGTGCATTTCATCGCCATGGAGTTCCTGGAGGGGGAGGGCCTGGACCGGCTCATTGAGGAAAGGCGGCTCAACATCAAGCAGGCCGCCGCCATCCTGGTCCGGGTGGCCCACGCCCTCAAGCACATCCACGCTCAGGGCATCGTCCACCGGGACATCAAACCGGGCAACATCATGGTCCTCAAGGGGGCTCTGCGGGAAGACGGCCTGGACCCCCGGGGGGTGCGCCTCATGGACTTTGGCATCGCCGCCGGCCGGGTCCTGACCCGCCTCACCATCACCGGGGCCAGGATCGGCACCCCCGTCTACATGAGCCCGGAGCAGGCCAAGGGGCAGAAGCTGGACCACCGCTCGGACATCTATTCCTTAGGCATCGTCCTCTACGAGGCCCTGACCGGCCAGCCCCCCTTCACCGGGGGGTACGAGACCGTGATCCACCAGCAGATCTTCCAGATCCCCACGCCCCCCAAGCAGCTCAAGCCCGAGATCCCCCAGGCCCTTTCCGACCTGGTCCTCAGGATGCTGGAGAAGGACCCCGCCAAGCGTCCCGGCCTGGACGAGGTGATCCGGGTCCTCGAGGGCCCCTGGGAGGAGGACCAGGACCTGCCCCAGGCCCACTACCTCCTCCTGGGGGTGGAGGCCAAGAAGGGCTCGGTGCGCCTTTTGGACCTGGAGGGCACCCCCGCCAGGCTCATCTCCGGCATCGGCTCCGCCCCGGGTCACTTCCCCGCCCCGCCCCTCTCGGTGGCCGCCGACGGGGAAGGGGGCATCTGGGTCTCGGTCTTTGAGCACGGGGCCAAACTTCTCCACCGCTTCTCCCCCGAGGGGAAGCTCCTCCTTTCCACCGGCCCTTACGGCATGAAGCCGGGGGAGTTCCTCTTCCCCGTAAGCCTAGCGGTCATGGACGGCACCCTCTTCGTGCTGGACGGGGAGACGGCCACCATAAGCCTCCTGGACCTGTCCGGGCGGTACCAGGGGCGCTTCGGGGGGCAGGGGCCGGGCCGGGGCACCTTCCAAGACCCCAAGGTCCTGGTGGCGGCCTCCGGCTTCCTCTTCGTCCTGGACTACGGCAACCGCCAGGTGCAGCGGCTTTCCCCCGAGGGCCGCTACCTTTCCCGCTACGCCTTCCGGCGCTCTAGGGAGAGCGAGGAGCTGAGGCTTCTGGGCGGGGTGGGGGTGGAGGGGGAGAGGCTTTACCTCTATGACACCGAGGCCGCCAAGGTGCGGGTGGTGGACTTTTCCGGGGCCCTTCTGGGCTCCTTGGACCTCCCTCTTCTGGAGGGGGAGGAGCGGATGAGCCTGGTGGAGCTCCTTCCCCATGGAGGCCTCCTCTACGCCGCAAGGCGGGGGGGAAGCCGCATCCACCGCCTGGACCTGAAGACGGGGGAGGCCCTGCCGCCTTTGGAGGTCTACGCCCCGGTGCGGGCCCTAGGCCTCTGGAAGAACCCCTCGGTATGA
- a CDS encoding response regulator transcription factor: protein MRILLVEDDPGVREALELGLSLEGHEVRATESPKEALAHLPWAEAVVLDVLLPEGDGFSLLKEIRARSEVPVLMLTALGGVEWRVKGLKEGADDYLVKPYSLQELLARLEALLRRSRRKEEVLAYRDLRLYPRRMEAFRGERRLELSPKAFLLLKAFLEAPEEVISKEALMLKVWGEEVEPATLEVHLSLLRKALGEPNPIQTVRGYGYRLFLP, encoded by the coding sequence ATGAGGATCCTTCTGGTGGAGGACGACCCTGGCGTGCGGGAGGCCTTGGAGCTGGGGCTTTCCCTGGAGGGGCACGAGGTCAGGGCCACGGAAAGCCCCAAGGAGGCCCTGGCCCACCTTCCCTGGGCGGAGGCCGTGGTCCTGGACGTCCTTCTGCCTGAGGGGGATGGGTTTTCCCTCCTCAAGGAGATCCGGGCCCGCTCCGAGGTGCCGGTCCTCATGCTGACGGCCCTGGGCGGGGTGGAGTGGCGGGTGAAGGGGCTCAAGGAGGGGGCCGACGACTACCTGGTGAAGCCCTACAGCCTCCAGGAGCTTCTGGCCCGCCTCGAGGCCCTCCTCCGTCGCTCCCGGCGCAAGGAGGAGGTGCTGGCCTACAGGGACCTCCGCCTTTACCCGAGGCGTATGGAGGCCTTCCGGGGGGAGAGGCGGCTGGAGCTTTCCCCCAAGGCCTTCCTCCTCCTCAAGGCCTTCCTGGAGGCCCCGGAGGAGGTGATCTCCAAGGAGGCCCTGATGCTGAAGGTCTGGGGGGAGGAGGTGGAGCCCGCTACCCTGGAGGTCCACCTCTCCCTTTTGCGCAAGGCCCTGGGGGAGCCCAACCCCATCCAGACGGTGCGCGGCTATGGCTACCGCCTTTTCCTCCCTTAG
- a CDS encoding sensor histidine kinase, whose amino-acid sequence MATAFSSLRARLFALLGLALLLLLVPLALVSVKEAEKAAAEDLERAIFSRLFLLKEEGPKEEALLLELFRLSQTYGGGVGFVVRGEEVRFTELQDWPLPESLLLALREGRPYQGVWRGVLYVALPEEGGGFGLAVPLEGVSGLGRRLLYRYATLGGGLFLLVFLLAYLALTWALRPLSRLEALLQARSPEDLSPLPEPPLSELKPVVEALNALLSRVSRLLEELSEKEAMARRFAHHASHELRTPLTALKGYLEVLRRRPEPRALEGALREAARLERRLSGLLRLSQLEAGGLRPRPLDLKAFLAEMGLAVEGEGVVLADPELLALAVENVLENARRHGRPPVRVLLQREGEGVWLWLVDSGPGFPEGLLERVLEPFVHGGEGMGLGLALVAAVARLHGGRARVENRGGAAVGLFLPLASLKVSPGAPFREGG is encoded by the coding sequence ATGGCTACCGCCTTTTCCTCCCTTAGGGCCAGGCTCTTCGCCCTCCTTGGCCTCGCCCTCCTCCTCCTTCTGGTCCCTTTGGCCCTGGTCTCGGTGAAGGAGGCGGAGAAGGCGGCGGCCGAGGACCTGGAAAGGGCCATCTTCTCCCGCCTCTTCCTCCTCAAGGAGGAGGGGCCCAAGGAAGAGGCCCTTCTTCTAGAGCTATTCCGCTTAAGCCAGACCTATGGGGGCGGGGTGGGCTTTGTGGTGCGGGGGGAGGAGGTTCGCTTCACCGAGCTCCAGGACTGGCCCCTGCCCGAGTCCCTCCTTCTCGCCCTCCGGGAGGGGCGGCCCTACCAGGGGGTGTGGCGGGGGGTCCTCTACGTGGCCCTGCCAGAGGAAGGGGGAGGCTTCGGCCTCGCCGTGCCCCTGGAGGGGGTTTCTGGGCTCGGGAGGCGGCTTCTTTACCGCTACGCCACCTTGGGCGGGGGGCTTTTCCTCCTGGTCTTCCTCCTCGCCTACCTGGCCCTCACCTGGGCCCTGCGGCCGCTTTCCCGGCTGGAGGCCCTCCTCCAAGCCCGCTCCCCCGAGGACCTAAGCCCTCTGCCCGAGCCCCCTTTGAGCGAGCTCAAGCCCGTGGTGGAGGCCTTAAACGCCCTCCTTTCTCGGGTTTCCCGGCTTCTTGAAGAGCTTTCCGAGAAGGAGGCCATGGCCCGGCGCTTCGCCCACCACGCCTCCCACGAGCTCCGCACCCCCCTCACCGCCCTCAAGGGCTACCTGGAGGTTCTGAGGCGCAGGCCCGAGCCCCGGGCCCTGGAGGGGGCCCTGAGGGAGGCGGCCCGTCTGGAAAGGCGGCTTTCTGGCCTCCTGCGCCTCTCCCAGCTGGAGGCCGGGGGCCTCCGCCCGAGGCCTTTGGACCTGAAGGCCTTTCTGGCGGAGATGGGGCTTGCGGTGGAAGGGGAAGGGGTGGTTCTGGCGGACCCAGAGCTTTTGGCCCTGGCGGTGGAGAACGTCCTGGAGAACGCCCGCCGCCACGGAAGGCCGCCCGTACGGGTCCTTTTGCAGCGGGAAGGGGAGGGGGTGTGGCTCTGGCTGGTGGACTCCGGGCCCGGCTTCCCGGAAGGCCTTCTGGAAAGGGTCTTGGAGCCTTTTGTGCACGGAGGGGAGGGGATGGGCCTTGGCCTGGCCCTGGTGGCCGCCGTGGCCCGCCTCCACGGGGGCAGGGCCCGGGTGGAGAACCGGGGCGGGGCGGCGGTGGGGCTCTTCCTGCCTTTGGCTTCGCTTAAGGTTTCCCCCGGTGCGCCCTTTAGGGAAGGGGGCTAG
- a CDS encoding UvrD-helicase domain-containing protein gives MRVYLASAGTGKTHALVEELKGLLQSGVPLRRIAALTFTRKAAEELRGRAKRAVLALSAEDPRLKEAEREVHGALFTTIHGFMAEALRHTAPLLGLDPDFALLDPFLAEALFLEEARSLLYRKGLDGGLAGALLHLYRKRTLAETLHPLPGAEGVFALYLEALEGYRRRLPAFLSPSDLEALALRILENPEALRRVVERFPHILLDEYQDTGPLQGRFFQGLKEAGARLVAVGDPKQSIYLFRNARVEVFREALKQAEEVRYLSTTYRHAQAVAEFLNRFTALFGEEGVEVDPHRQEVGRVEVHWVVGEGGLEEKRRAEAHLLLDRLMALREEGYAFSQMAVLVRSRSSLPPLEAAFRARGVPYALGRGRSFFARPEVRDLYHALRLSLLEGPPGPEERLALLAFLRGPWVGLDLSEVEEALKAQDPIPLLPEAVRAKLTALRALAGLPPLEALKRLSRDEAFLRRLSPRARVNLDALLLLAAMERFPDLEALLEWLRLRAEDPEAAELPEGEEGVQVLTVHGAKGLEWPVVALFDLSRGENPKEEDLLVGLGGEVALRGTPAYKEVRKALRKAQAEEARRLLYVALSRARDVLIVTGSATGRPGPWVEDLERLGLGPESQDPLVRRHPFKALPTLGDRPQTPPPPPLPARYAHLAFPERPLPFVYSPSAFKKAQEPAPLAEALEKEALPEFYRALGTLVHYAIARHLDPEDEGAMAGLLLQEVAFPFAEGEKRRLLEEVRDLLRRYRGMLGPSLPPLEAREEDHAELPLVLPLGGTVWYGVLDRLYRVGGRWYLEDYKTDREVRPEAYRFQLAIYRMALQQAWGVEAEARLVYLRHGLVHPLAPEELERALKESLPGMGPGEGGEKA, from the coding sequence ATGAGGGTCTACCTGGCCTCGGCGGGCACGGGCAAGACCCACGCCCTGGTGGAGGAGCTGAAGGGCCTCCTCCAAAGCGGGGTGCCCCTGAGGCGCATCGCCGCCCTCACCTTCACCCGCAAGGCGGCGGAGGAGCTGAGGGGGCGGGCCAAAAGGGCGGTTTTGGCGCTTTCGGCGGAGGACCCGCGCCTCAAGGAGGCGGAGCGGGAGGTCCACGGGGCGCTTTTCACCACCATCCACGGCTTCATGGCCGAGGCCCTGCGCCACACCGCCCCCCTCCTGGGCTTAGACCCGGACTTCGCCCTTCTGGACCCCTTCCTGGCCGAGGCCCTCTTCCTGGAGGAGGCGCGAAGCCTGCTTTACCGGAAGGGGCTGGACGGGGGCCTGGCGGGGGCCCTTCTCCACCTCTACCGCAAGCGGACCCTGGCCGAGACCCTCCACCCCCTCCCCGGGGCCGAGGGGGTCTTCGCCCTCTACCTGGAGGCCTTGGAGGGCTACCGGAGAAGGCTTCCCGCTTTTCTAAGCCCCTCGGACCTCGAGGCCCTGGCCCTCCGCATCCTGGAGAACCCGGAGGCCCTGAGGCGGGTGGTGGAGCGCTTTCCCCACATCCTCCTGGACGAGTACCAGGACACCGGGCCCCTCCAGGGCCGCTTCTTCCAGGGGCTTAAGGAGGCCGGGGCCAGGCTGGTGGCCGTGGGGGACCCCAAGCAGTCCATCTACCTCTTCCGCAACGCCCGGGTGGAGGTCTTCCGGGAAGCCCTGAAGCAAGCCGAGGAGGTGCGCTACCTTTCCACCACCTACCGCCACGCCCAGGCGGTGGCCGAGTTCTTGAACCGCTTCACCGCCCTCTTCGGGGAGGAGGGGGTGGAGGTAGACCCCCACCGGCAGGAGGTGGGCCGGGTGGAGGTGCACTGGGTGGTGGGGGAAGGGGGGCTGGAGGAGAAGAGGCGGGCCGAGGCCCATCTGCTTCTGGACAGGCTTATGGCCCTCAGGGAGGAGGGCTACGCCTTTTCGCAAATGGCGGTCCTGGTGCGAAGCCGGAGTAGCCTCCCTCCCCTGGAGGCCGCCTTCCGCGCCCGGGGCGTGCCCTACGCCCTGGGGCGGGGGCGAAGCTTCTTCGCCCGGCCCGAGGTGCGGGACCTCTACCACGCCCTGAGGCTTTCCCTCCTGGAAGGCCCCCCGGGCCCCGAGGAGCGCCTCGCCCTCCTGGCCTTCTTGCGGGGGCCCTGGGTGGGGCTGGACCTTTCGGAGGTGGAGGAGGCCCTGAAGGCCCAAGACCCCATCCCCCTCCTCCCGGAGGCGGTGCGGGCCAAGCTCACGGCCCTCCGCGCCCTGGCCGGCCTTCCCCCTCTGGAGGCCCTGAAGCGCCTCTCCCGGGACGAGGCCTTTTTGAGGCGGCTTTCCCCCCGGGCCCGGGTCAACCTGGACGCCCTGCTTCTCCTCGCGGCCATGGAGCGTTTCCCCGACCTCGAGGCCCTCCTGGAGTGGCTCCGCCTTCGGGCCGAGGACCCGGAGGCGGCCGAGCTTCCCGAGGGGGAAGAGGGGGTTCAGGTCCTCACCGTCCACGGGGCCAAGGGGCTGGAGTGGCCGGTGGTGGCCCTCTTTGACCTCTCCCGCGGGGAGAACCCCAAGGAAGAGGACCTGCTGGTGGGGCTGGGTGGGGAGGTGGCCCTAAGGGGCACCCCCGCCTATAAGGAGGTGCGGAAGGCCCTCCGGAAGGCCCAGGCGGAGGAGGCCCGCCGCCTCCTCTACGTGGCCCTTTCCCGGGCCAGGGATGTCCTCATCGTCACGGGAAGCGCCACGGGACGTCCGGGCCCCTGGGTGGAGGACCTGGAACGCCTGGGCCTGGGGCCGGAGAGCCAGGACCCCCTGGTGCGCCGCCACCCCTTTAAGGCCCTCCCTACCCTTGGCGATCGGCCCCAAACCCCGCCCCCGCCGCCCCTTCCCGCCCGCTACGCCCACCTGGCCTTTCCGGAGAGGCCCCTCCCCTTCGTCTACTCCCCAAGCGCCTTTAAAAAGGCCCAGGAGCCCGCGCCCCTGGCCGAGGCCTTGGAGAAGGAGGCCCTGCCCGAGTTTTATAGGGCCCTCGGCACTCTGGTCCACTACGCCATCGCCCGCCACCTGGACCCCGAGGACGAGGGGGCCATGGCGGGCCTCCTCCTCCAGGAGGTGGCCTTCCCCTTCGCCGAGGGGGAAAAGCGAAGGCTTCTGGAAGAGGTCCGGGACCTCCTCCGCCGCTACCGGGGGATGCTGGGCCCCTCCCTCCCGCCCCTCGAGGCCCGGGAGGAGGACCACGCCGAGCTTCCCCTGGTCCTGCCCCTGGGGGGCACCGTCTGGTACGGGGTCCTGGACCGCCTCTACCGGGTGGGGGGGCGGTGGTACCTGGAGGACTACAAGACGGACCGCGAGGTGCGGCCCGAGGCCTACCGCTTCCAACTCGCCATCTACCGCATGGCCCTCCAACAGGCCTGGGGGGTGGAGGCCGAGGCCCGGCTGGTCTACCTGCGCCACGGCCTGGTCCACCCCCTGGCCCCGGAGGAGCTGGAAAGGGCCCTAAAAGAAAGCCTCCCCGGGATGGGCCCCGGGGAGGGAGGGGAAAAGGCCTAG